The following coding sequences lie in one Planktothrix sp. FACHB-1365 genomic window:
- a CDS encoding DMT family transporter, giving the protein MTITVNVPEVQTETKPTLNTLLLIPLAVFMLSLAPIFIRVSEQEISPNATVFNRFLISTVILGVWEIITIISSKVSQKPPKPQESWTLQDIGLFVLAAGFGAANLTAWAWSLTQTNIANSNLLHNFTPFFATLGGWLFLKHRFDSKFIMGLILASVGALTIGFEDFNLTSTHFRGDAIALLSSVFYAGNALCAEKLRAKFSATTIILWSCLFRTLWLLPITLIFDDQVFPISVNGWLAVISLALFCQVLATVIMFHNLKKFSSGFVSLFLLLDPIITAILAWVIFAEKLTILNWVAFFAVLAGIYLAKSAQGSQKAAIQEITVDSD; this is encoded by the coding sequence ATGACTATCACAGTCAATGTTCCAGAAGTACAAACTGAAACAAAACCAACTTTGAACACTTTACTGTTAATTCCCCTAGCAGTATTTATGTTGTCTCTAGCACCAATATTTATCAGAGTCAGCGAACAAGAAATTAGTCCTAATGCTACAGTCTTTAATCGGTTTTTGATTTCCACTGTCATCCTTGGGGTTTGGGAGATCATCACAATTATCAGTAGTAAAGTATCCCAGAAACCCCCTAAACCCCAGGAGTCTTGGACTCTTCAGGATATAGGATTATTTGTACTAGCTGCGGGTTTTGGTGCGGCTAACTTAACGGCTTGGGCTTGGTCTTTAACTCAAACCAATATTGCTAATTCCAATTTATTGCATAATTTCACCCCATTCTTTGCCACTTTAGGCGGTTGGCTGTTTTTAAAACACAGGTTTGACAGCAAATTTATTATGGGTTTGATTTTAGCTTCAGTCGGTGCGTTAACTATTGGTTTTGAAGATTTTAACTTAACGAGCACTCATTTTAGAGGAGATGCGATCGCTTTACTTTCATCTGTATTTTATGCGGGCAATGCTCTGTGTGCAGAAAAACTACGAGCTAAGTTTTCGGCAACAACTATCATATTATGGAGTTGTTTGTTCAGAACTCTTTGGCTGTTACCCATAACTTTGATTTTTGATGATCAAGTTTTTCCTATTTCCGTGAATGGATGGTTAGCCGTAATTTCCCTCGCCCTTTTCTGTCAAGTTCTAGCGACGGTGATTATGTTCCATAACCTGAAAAAGTTTTCATCAGGTTTTGTATCTTTATTCCTGTTGCTTGACCCAATTATTACTGCCATATTAGCCTGGGTAATATTTGCGGAAAAACTCACTATCCTTAACTGGGTAGCGTTTTTCGCCGTGTTGGCTGGGATATATTTAGCTAAATCTGCTCAAGGTTCTCAGAAAGCAGCCATTCAAGAAATTACTGTTGAC
- a CDS encoding type I polyketide synthase, with product MEAIAIIGMGCRFPKAQDIESFWRLLKEGRDAITEIPIQRWDINDLYTPKAGTPGKTVSRWGGFLDNIDHFDPDFFEIPVGDAQRIDPHHRLVLEVAWESLENAGIVPHTLAGSKTGVFIGMSQSDHNRLLYKDISAIDAEDGPHTFLCFVANRLSYLLNLQGPSLAIDTACSSSLVAVHLACESLRTGESNLAITGGVSLRLSPEESIALSLKGMLSPDGRCKTFDAEANGFVRGEGCGIVVLKRLDDALKDRDNILAVIRGSAVNHNGLSHGITSPNGLAQQRLLQQALENAEVSPNQIGYVETHGTASALGDAIEYKALKTILMPNREPDQPCWLGSVKSSIGHLEAAAGIASLIKATLSLQHQQIFPNLHIKQVNPYISLAGTTFSIPTALESWTSSTESRFAGVSSFGFGGTNCHVILEEAPLLPQKSITPMERPLHLLTLSAKSEKALLDLVNLYRENLQNSDANFSLADFCFSANTGRTHFDHRLAVVAESRAVLVEKLATIAHQTDILGRDQKRSLKGQQPKIVFLFPGQGTQYLNSCRQLYETQPTFRAILDRCQEILRPYLDQPLLEILYPEYQSTATHFLTETAYTQPALFALEYALAELWKSWGIIPDAVMGYSLGEYVAACVAGVFSLEDALSLVAQRGHLMQSLSPQGAMVEVLADVTQVETAIAPYIDKVAIAAVNSPKHIIISGEIEAVEAVIGNFKNDKIKTRKLNYNLAFHSPLMEPVATAFKQIASTITYSSPKIRMISPITAQPIQAEIATPEYWCNQIQQPVRFADSIKTLDHQGYKVFVEVGPQSLLLAMGRECLDPGVGVWLTGASSDGSDWLQLLQNLATLYLQGVPVDWQGFDRDYPRNWQLLPTYPFQKQRYWFDQDANSFYQTTPLSNPVSTPEIACQNSIETPSNPDLKTTLNSDSTDDLASLVLTPTAESIQNWIVNWLHQNLPGEIQLTDNSKSGKSFLDYGLKSIGAVKLAKDLEQLLGRSLEATIVWNFPTIESLALHLAGEQENPVSTVEEAHRKLISPFPVGKKAMQFSLLYFASNEAEFKDDKYRLLIESSQFADKHGFSAVWIPERHFHAFGGLYPNPAVLGSALAMVTDRIRIRAGSVVLPLHNPIRVAEEWAVVDNLSQGRVDVAFARGWNPNDFVLAPNQFTNSAEVMFSGIKTVQKLWQGESILLQNGMGKETETRIYPLPKQQEIAIWITCTGGKERFVETGAMGANVLTALLFQPIEELAEKIACYRESLAKNGYDAEAGQVTLMLHTFIGEDMNLVRHKVRKPFTDYLESSVNLWRHGITNLEGLESKEREHLLAYAFERYFQTSALIGTPESCELMVQQLQAIGVDEIACLIDFGIDADSIMASLYSLKKLKEKSELMRVSSDCHLNQSLTVKEKPLINLEPSQTSPKWIIDRQGKPNAKLRLFCLPHGGGDISVFKDWSNSLPPDIEVYSLQLAPQTYTGSQPTFEDLTPLVADLAEFLLPYLNLEFAFYGHSLGALINFELCRYLRRHHHKQPIHFFVGAQHAPQLPYPYPSLENLSHADLLKFLKDLTNIELSKSVGEDDPFLLMLLNSLKVASVLQKDHYSYTEEKPLDCPITSFVGCGDKFLNQDHLSAWGVHTNKSFKLHQVDGQHLFLDSHQEQILQLISQELLAYQPFPNS from the coding sequence ATGGAAGCTATCGCAATAATTGGAATGGGTTGTCGTTTCCCCAAAGCTCAAGATATAGAATCCTTCTGGAGACTACTGAAGGAAGGCCGAGATGCCATCACTGAGATCCCGATACAGCGATGGGATATTAATGATCTATATACTCCCAAAGCAGGTACACCGGGAAAAACCGTGTCCCGTTGGGGTGGCTTCTTAGATAATATCGATCATTTTGATCCTGACTTTTTCGAGATTCCCGTCGGTGATGCCCAGCGCATAGACCCCCATCATAGACTGGTATTAGAGGTAGCTTGGGAATCTTTAGAAAATGCTGGCATCGTCCCCCACACACTAGCAGGTAGTAAAACAGGGGTATTCATTGGCATGAGCCAAAGCGATCATAATAGACTGCTTTATAAAGATATATCCGCCATAGATGCTGAAGATGGGCCCCACACATTTCTTTGTTTTGTCGCTAATCGTTTATCTTATTTGTTAAATCTGCAAGGGCCTAGTTTAGCGATTGATACCGCTTGTTCTTCCTCTCTTGTTGCTGTACATTTAGCTTGTGAGAGTTTACGGACTGGTGAGTCTAATTTGGCTATTACTGGAGGAGTATCCCTGCGTTTATCTCCAGAAGAATCAATTGCTCTTTCTCTCAAGGGGATGCTATCTCCTGATGGTCGCTGTAAAACTTTTGATGCTGAGGCGAATGGTTTTGTTAGAGGTGAAGGGTGCGGGATTGTTGTTCTCAAACGCCTTGATGATGCCCTTAAAGATAGAGATAATATTCTAGCTGTGATTAGAGGGTCGGCTGTTAACCACAATGGTCTGAGTCATGGGATTACATCTCCTAATGGACTGGCTCAACAAAGACTGCTTCAACAAGCTCTGGAAAATGCTGAAGTCTCACCCAATCAAATTGGTTATGTGGAAACCCACGGGACTGCTTCGGCTTTAGGAGATGCTATTGAATATAAAGCCTTAAAAACAATATTAATGCCAAATCGAGAGCCAGATCAACCTTGTTGGCTGGGCTCAGTTAAAAGTAGTATTGGTCATTTAGAAGCGGCGGCTGGAATAGCAAGTTTAATTAAGGCAACCCTATCCCTGCAACATCAACAGATTTTTCCTAATCTACATATTAAACAAGTCAATCCTTATATTTCTTTAGCCGGGACAACTTTCTCGATCCCAACTGCTTTAGAGTCTTGGACTTCAAGCACAGAGTCAAGATTTGCGGGAGTGAGTTCTTTTGGTTTTGGGGGTACTAACTGTCATGTCATTTTAGAAGAAGCTCCGTTATTGCCTCAGAAAAGTATCACGCCGATGGAGCGTCCCCTACATCTTCTGACCCTATCAGCTAAGAGCGAAAAGGCACTATTAGACCTGGTAAATCTTTATAGAGAAAACTTGCAGAACAGTGATGCTAATTTTTCCCTAGCAGACTTCTGTTTCAGTGCTAATACCGGAAGAACTCATTTTGACCATCGTTTAGCTGTTGTGGCAGAATCACGGGCAGTATTGGTAGAAAAGTTAGCGACTATTGCTCATCAAACTGATATTTTGGGAAGGGATCAAAAGCGATCGCTCAAGGGTCAGCAACCCAAAATAGTATTTTTATTCCCTGGACAGGGGACTCAATATCTTAATTCCTGTCGTCAACTCTACGAAACTCAACCGACTTTTCGGGCTATTTTAGATCGCTGCCAAGAAATTCTCCGCCCGTATTTAGATCAGCCCCTACTAGAGATTTTATATCCAGAATATCAGAGCACAGCCACTCATTTCTTAACTGAAACAGCCTATACCCAACCTGCTTTATTCGCCCTGGAATATGCCTTAGCTGAGTTGTGGAAATCCTGGGGGATCATCCCGGATGCTGTTATGGGTTATAGCCTGGGTGAATATGTAGCAGCTTGCGTGGCTGGGGTGTTTAGTTTAGAAGATGCCCTCAGTCTAGTCGCCCAACGGGGACATTTAATGCAATCTTTATCGCCGCAGGGAGCAATGGTGGAGGTTTTGGCGGATGTGACCCAGGTGGAAACTGCTATTGCACCTTATATCGATAAGGTGGCGATCGCCGCCGTCAACAGTCCCAAACATATCATTATATCGGGTGAAATTGAGGCAGTTGAGGCCGTCATCGGAAATTTTAAAAATGATAAGATTAAAACCCGAAAATTAAATTACAATCTAGCTTTTCATTCTCCTTTAATGGAACCCGTCGCTACAGCCTTTAAACAAATTGCTTCAACCATAACTTATTCATCCCCAAAAATTAGGATGATTTCTCCCATTACGGCACAGCCCATTCAAGCAGAAATCGCAACTCCTGAATATTGGTGCAATCAGATTCAGCAGCCAGTCCGATTTGCTGATAGCATTAAAACTCTTGATCATCAAGGTTATAAAGTCTTTGTGGAGGTAGGCCCCCAATCTCTACTTTTGGCAATGGGTAGAGAGTGTTTAGATCCAGGTGTGGGGGTTTGGTTAACGGGGGCTAGTTCCGATGGGTCAGACTGGCTACAACTCCTGCAAAATTTAGCAACTTTATATTTACAGGGAGTTCCTGTAGATTGGCAGGGTTTTGATCGGGATTATCCTCGAAATTGGCAATTACTACCAACTTATCCCTTCCAAAAACAACGATACTGGTTTGATCAAGATGCCAATAGTTTTTACCAAACCACCCCATTATCAAACCCAGTATCAACCCCAGAAATAGCTTGTCAAAATAGTATTGAAACTCCATCAAACCCCGATTTAAAAACAACTCTAAATTCTGATTCTACTGACGATTTAGCTTCATTAGTTTTGACTCCTACAGCCGAATCAATTCAGAATTGGATAGTCAATTGGCTGCATCAAAATTTACCCGGAGAAATTCAATTAACAGACAATAGCAAATCAGGAAAATCTTTTCTGGATTATGGACTCAAATCCATAGGAGCAGTAAAATTAGCTAAAGATTTAGAACAATTGCTCGGACGTTCCTTAGAAGCCACAATTGTTTGGAATTTTCCGACTATTGAATCTTTAGCGCTGCACTTAGCTGGCGAGCAAGAAAACCCAGTTTCAACGGTTGAAGAGGCGCACAGAAAGTTAATCAGTCCATTCCCCGTTGGCAAAAAAGCGATGCAATTTAGCTTATTATATTTTGCGAGTAATGAAGCTGAATTCAAAGATGACAAGTACAGATTATTAATAGAAAGTAGTCAATTTGCTGATAAACATGGCTTTAGTGCGGTTTGGATACCTGAACGCCATTTTCATGCTTTTGGTGGACTCTACCCCAATCCTGCTGTTTTGGGTTCTGCTCTGGCAATGGTAACAGATCGCATTCGTATCCGTGCGGGTAGTGTGGTTTTACCTCTACATAATCCTATCCGAGTGGCTGAAGAATGGGCGGTGGTGGATAACCTTTCCCAAGGGCGTGTAGATGTTGCTTTTGCGCGGGGTTGGAACCCAAATGATTTTGTTTTAGCGCCTAATCAATTTACTAATAGTGCAGAAGTGATGTTTTCTGGGATTAAAACTGTACAGAAGTTGTGGCAAGGTGAATCAATTTTGTTACAAAATGGTATGGGTAAAGAAACTGAAACTCGGATTTATCCCCTACCTAAACAACAGGAAATAGCGATTTGGATTACTTGTACTGGGGGAAAAGAAAGATTTGTTGAAACGGGTGCGATGGGGGCTAATGTTTTAACTGCACTTCTGTTCCAACCCATTGAAGAATTAGCCGAAAAAATTGCTTGTTATCGAGAGTCATTGGCAAAAAATGGTTATGATGCGGAGGCGGGACAAGTGACTTTGATGCTGCATACTTTCATTGGTGAAGATATGAATTTAGTGCGTCATAAAGTCAGGAAGCCATTTACTGATTATTTAGAAAGTTCTGTGAATCTGTGGAGACATGGAATTACGAATCTGGAGGGTTTGGAGTCCAAAGAAAGAGAACATTTATTGGCTTATGCTTTTGAGCGTTATTTTCAAACTAGCGCTTTAATTGGTACGCCCGAAAGTTGTGAGTTAATGGTGCAACAATTACAAGCTATTGGAGTTGATGAAATTGCTTGTTTAATTGACTTTGGAATTGATGCAGATTCTATTATGGCTTCTCTCTATTCCCTGAAAAAACTCAAGGAAAAATCTGAGTTAATGAGGGTATCATCTGATTGTCATCTTAATCAATCGTTGACAGTAAAAGAGAAACCGTTAATTAATTTAGAACCGTCACAAACCTCACCCAAATGGATTATTGATCGTCAAGGAAAACCCAATGCTAAGTTGCGTCTTTTTTGTCTTCCTCATGGGGGAGGAGATATTTCTGTGTTTAAAGATTGGTCAAATAGTCTACCACCAGATATTGAAGTTTATAGCCTCCAGCTTGCTCCTCAAACATATACTGGAAGTCAACCGACTTTTGAGGATCTGACTCCCTTAGTGGCAGATTTGGCAGAATTTTTGTTACCTTATCTTAATCTGGAATTTGCTTTTTATGGTCATAGTTTAGGAGCATTAATTAATTTTGAACTGTGTCGTTATTTGCGTCGTCATCATCATAAGCAACCGATTCATTTCTTTGTCGGGGCTCAACACGCTCCCCAACTTCCTTACCCCTATCCTTCCTTAGAAAACCTTTCTCACGCCGATTTACTCAAGTTCTTGAAAGATTTAACGAATATAGAACTCTCTAAATCTGTTGGAGAAGATGATCCATTTTTACTGATGTTGCTAAATTCCTTGAAAGTAGCATCTGTGCTCCAAAAGGATCACTATTCTTACACAGAAGAAAAACCGCTAGATTGTCCTATTACTAGCTTTGTGGGTTGTGGGGATAAATTTTTGAATCAAGACCATCTTTCCGCTTGGGGCGTTCATACTAACAAGTCATTTAAGCTACATCAGGTTGATGGTCAACATCTGTTTTTGGATAGTCATCAAGAGCAGATTTTACAATTGATATCCCAAGAGTTATTAGCCTATCAACCTTTCCCCAATTCCTGA
- a CDS encoding NAD-dependent epimerase/dehydratase family protein, translating to MKVLVIGGDGYCGWATALYLSNRGYEVGILDSLVRRHWDQQLCIDTLTPIAPIQQRIQRWKDLTGKSIDLFIGDINNYDFLIKSLLKFEPQAIIHFGEQRSAPFSMIDREHAVLTQANNVIGNLNLLYAMREHFPDCHLVKLGTMGEYGTPNIDIEEGYITIEHNGRKDTLPYPKQPGSFYHLSKVHDSHNIHFACKIWGLRATDLNQGVVYGVLTEETGMDELLINRLDYDGVFGTALNRFCIQAAIGHPLTVYGKGGQTRAFLDIRDTVRCIELALENPADVGQFRVFNQFTELHSVGDLAMMVKKAGIALGLNVEVENIPNPRVELEDHYFNAKNTNLLDLGLQPHFLSDSLLDSLLNFAIKYKERVDNSQIMPKVSWRNPG from the coding sequence ATGAAAGTCCTGGTTATTGGTGGGGATGGCTACTGTGGTTGGGCCACAGCGTTGTATTTGTCCAATCGTGGCTATGAAGTCGGTATTCTGGATAGTTTAGTTCGACGTCACTGGGATCAACAACTGTGTATTGATACGTTAACCCCTATTGCACCGATTCAGCAACGGATTCAACGTTGGAAAGATTTAACAGGAAAGTCTATTGACCTGTTTATTGGGGATATCAATAACTACGATTTCCTGATCAAGAGTTTACTTAAGTTTGAACCGCAAGCCATTATTCACTTTGGAGAACAACGTTCTGCACCCTTCTCGATGATTGATAGAGAACACGCCGTTCTCACCCAAGCAAATAACGTTATTGGCAACCTCAACCTGTTATATGCCATGCGGGAGCATTTTCCCGATTGTCATTTGGTGAAGTTAGGAACGATGGGAGAATATGGAACCCCCAATATTGATATTGAGGAAGGCTATATTACCATCGAACATAACGGTCGTAAAGATACTTTACCCTATCCTAAACAACCCGGTAGTTTCTATCATCTCAGCAAAGTTCATGACAGCCATAATATCCATTTTGCTTGTAAAATTTGGGGTCTGCGAGCAACGGATTTAAACCAAGGCGTGGTTTATGGGGTGTTAACCGAAGAAACCGGAATGGATGAACTGTTAATTAACCGTCTCGACTATGATGGCGTTTTCGGAACGGCTTTAAACCGTTTCTGTATTCAAGCCGCTATTGGTCATCCTTTAACAGTGTATGGAAAAGGCGGACAAACTAGAGCCTTTTTAGATATTCGGGATACTGTACGCTGTATTGAATTAGCATTAGAAAATCCGGCAGATGTTGGACAATTCCGCGTCTTTAATCAGTTTACCGAATTGCATAGCGTCGGTGACTTAGCCATGATGGTTAAAAAAGCAGGAATTGCTTTAGGATTAAATGTGGAAGTGGAAAATATTCCTAATCCCCGTGTTGAATTAGAAGACCATTATTTCAACGCTAAAAATACAAATCTATTGGATTTAGGTTTACAGCCGCATTTTCTATCTGATTCGTTGTTAGATTCGCTGTTGAATTTTGCCATTAAGTATAAAGAACGGGTTGACAACAGCCAAATTATGCCTAAAGTTTCCTGGCGTAATCCTGGTTAA